The region AGTAGTGGAGATAGTGGCTCGTTAATAACATTATCATCATTGAAAGTTAAAAGGCTTCTTGGGATTGAAAGACCGGCATTCATGCCAATTCTACCAACAACAACGGATAAAAAAATGTTATTAATAGATGCGGGAGCAAACATTGAAATCAAACCAGAATATTTAAGCCAATGGGCTATGATAGCAAGTGAATGATATTCGATATTGTTTGGAAGCAAAAAGCCAATAGTAGGACAATTAAACGTAGGCGTCGAAGAATACAAAGGTTCTGAAATAACAAAGAATGCTAAAAATATATTAAAAGAAGTTTCTAAATCTGCTAATTTTGTTTTTAATGGTTATGTTGAAGCAACGAATGCCATTAATGGAGATATAGATATATTAGTGGTTGATGGATATGGTGGAAATGTGTTTCTAAAAACATTAGAAGGAACCTTTATTGCTTTTTCAAAATTATTGAAAAATATTTTATTAAAAAATTGAAAAACAAAATTAGCGGCATTAATTTTAAAAAGGCATCTAAGGGAATTTAAACAAAAATTTGATTATAGAAATACAGGTGGAGCATTTATTATTGGGCTTGAAAAAATTGTTGTAAAGGCTCATGGGGGAAGCGACGAATTAGCATTTTATAATGCCCTTAACCAAATAAAAATAGGTATAGAAAACAATATTTCAACAATTTTAAATAAGAAATTCAAAGAGGCTGATAATGAAGATTAATTTTGAAGAAAATTTACAAAATGCATTGCTAAAATTTGGTATAAATTTTCAAAAATTAGATGAACAAAAAAGACGTTATTTTTGTAATGCCTTTACTCATAGTTCATACAGCAACGAACATAAAAATTTAGAAAGTTATCAATATTTAGAATTTTTAGGTGACTCAGT is a window of Metamycoplasma hominis ATCC 23114 DNA encoding:
- the plsX gene encoding phosphate acyltransferase PlsX → MKKIVFDLLNNDNGEEQAILGAKRFLQENSDYFLILVGHEQLIKKHLSDYIDRIAIINNETIVHIESSPRDVLRTQNSMLEAFKQLNESNADGILSSGDSGSLITLSSLKVKRLLGIERPAFMPILPTTTDKKMLLIDAGANIEIKPEYLSQWAMIASEWYSILFGSKKPIVGQLNVGVEEYKGSEITKNAKNILKEVSKSANFVFNGYVEATNAINGDIDILVVDGYGGNVFLKTLEGTFIAFSKLLKNILLKNWKTKLAALILKRHLREFKQKFDYRNTGGAFIIGLEKIVVKAHGGSDELAFYNALNQIKIGIENNISTILNKKFKEADNED